In the Brucella anthropi ATCC 49188 genome, one interval contains:
- a CDS encoding AAA family ATPase, whose amino-acid sequence MNALTNITAAPTAEKVDWTRIDTQVKHEGKEIKLPAEPGKMDYDEAINTIARVRDEENQEFDVHEIVKGAPWDTLVAVYRAMQEIYGVVISEGIKTFFGEIKPDFVTVHTGPGNDDRIQVPMGAMGLPGVSKHVFIKMFSGGTVIQGTVRKCDRARLVEIANKAREIIRSASVYKGKAIRLNVDSDGDLELDAQPEFLDLARVNETDMIHTKETGALIRTNILAPLKFTQECRNKRIPLKRGILLEGKYGTGKSLTSRVTAKVATDNGWTFIMLNRSQGLKAAIEFARTYQPCVIFAEDIDRAADRDDEDVNDLVNLLDGLISKEMEMMVVLTTNHIEKIDRALLRPGRFDAVISIDAPDAETAERIIRTYAGNLLDVNADLSPVGDVTAGMIPASIREVVERAKLSMLTEGRVNLTADDLYISAVGMKRHVALLEPKKDEKTHAEMFAEGLIGLLGDGLAVDVNAASPEDVLDARNKVIKRLVGQENQLAEIGNTTKGGAHAATIAAETGLRILKQVGGE is encoded by the coding sequence ATGAACGCTTTGACGAACATTACCGCCGCACCGACCGCTGAAAAGGTCGATTGGACCCGCATTGATACGCAGGTCAAGCATGAGGGCAAGGAAATCAAGCTTCCCGCCGAGCCGGGCAAGATGGATTACGACGAAGCAATCAATACGATTGCGCGCGTTCGCGATGAAGAAAATCAAGAATTCGACGTGCACGAAATCGTCAAGGGCGCACCTTGGGATACGCTAGTCGCAGTTTACCGCGCGATGCAGGAAATTTACGGCGTGGTGATTTCCGAAGGCATCAAGACGTTTTTCGGCGAAATCAAGCCGGATTTCGTCACCGTTCACACGGGGCCGGGTAATGATGATCGCATTCAGGTTCCTATGGGCGCGATGGGTCTTCCGGGCGTAAGCAAGCACGTCTTTATTAAAATGTTTAGCGGCGGCACCGTCATTCAGGGAACAGTGCGCAAGTGCGACCGTGCCCGTTTGGTTGAAATCGCTAATAAGGCGCGCGAAATCATCCGTTCGGCTTCGGTTTACAAGGGCAAGGCTATTCGCCTGAACGTCGATAGCGATGGCGACCTTGAGCTTGATGCGCAGCCTGAATTTCTTGATCTGGCGCGGGTCAACGAAACTGACATGATCCACACCAAGGAAACCGGCGCGCTTATCCGCACGAATATACTCGCGCCGCTCAAGTTTACTCAGGAATGCCGAAACAAGCGCATTCCGCTCAAGCGCGGTATCCTGTTGGAAGGCAAGTACGGCACGGGCAAGTCGCTGACCTCGCGTGTTACTGCCAAGGTTGCGACGGATAACGGTTGGACGTTTATCATGCTCAATCGTTCGCAGGGCTTGAAAGCGGCTATCGAATTCGCCCGGACCTATCAGCCTTGCGTCATCTTTGCGGAAGATATCGACCGCGCGGCGGATCGCGACGACGAAGATGTTAACGACCTCGTTAACCTGCTCGACGGCCTGATTTCGAAGGAAATGGAAATGATGGTCGTCTTGACGACCAATCACATCGAAAAAATCGACCGCGCTTTGCTTCGCCCCGGTCGCTTCGACGCCGTTATTTCTATCGATGCGCCGGACGCCGAAACCGCTGAACGCATCATCCGAACCTACGCAGGTAATCTGCTCGACGTGAACGCCGATCTTTCGCCGGTGGGCGACGTAACGGCAGGCATGATCCCGGCTTCGATCCGCGAAGTTGTCGAACGCGCCAAGCTTTCGATGCTTACGGAAGGCCGCGTCAATCTGACGGCTGATGACCTCTATATCAGCGCCGTCGGTATGAAGCGCCACGTCGCACTTCTTGAGCCGAAAAAGGATGAAAAGACCCATGCGGAAATGTTCGCGGAAGGTCTGATCGGATTGCTCGGCGACGGATTGGCGGTGGACGTCAATGCTGCTTCGCCGGAGGACGTTCTTGACGCCCGTAACAAGGTTATCAAGCGTCTTGTCGGTCAGGAAAACCAGCTTGCGGAAATCGGCAATACGACCAAGGGCGGCGCTCACGCCGCAACAATCGCGGCTGAAACCGGGCTTCGCATCTTGAAGCAGGTCGGCGGCGAATAA
- a CDS encoding TAXI family TRAP transporter solute-binding subunit: protein MNIKKLSFAIAAVLLSAAGAHAEPKVVNLCTGTDGGPYAVAGKMIADMAKGDPNVRVNVIVDTGGTWANIQKTVLGDECDAMIGQPDGAAYLKRQNPGAAGSLKPVADLHREYLHALCSKDSGVSDIGDLESDPKGHGYSIALGDQGSGAWLIWQNFVAEDSDYGEVPVKTEGDVIALAAVASNETTCVLQPAAIGNSLIRQADEQFGDGLTLVGVNDRDFDNATDPQGKPLYTYAKIPSGTYPKSLQGWFSGKSTLTWFAKVYVNSDRFTDKKSLSAFITAVSRAKPAIQAQYGK from the coding sequence ATGAATATCAAGAAGCTTTCCTTTGCTATCGCCGCCGTCCTTCTAAGCGCGGCAGGGGCACACGCTGAACCGAAAGTCGTCAATCTCTGCACCGGCACCGATGGCGGTCCCTATGCCGTAGCCGGAAAGATGATTGCCGATATGGCGAAGGGCGATCCCAATGTCCGCGTTAACGTCATCGTTGATACCGGCGGGACGTGGGCCAATATCCAAAAGACGGTTCTCGGCGACGAATGCGACGCCATGATCGGCCAGCCGGACGGTGCGGCATATCTCAAGCGCCAGAACCCCGGCGCGGCTGGTAGCCTCAAGCCAGTCGCCGACTTGCACCGCGAATACCTCCATGCGCTTTGCTCGAAAGATAGCGGCGTGTCCGATATCGGCGACCTTGAAAGCGATCCAAAGGGCCACGGCTATTCTATCGCTCTTGGCGATCAAGGTTCGGGCGCGTGGCTTATCTGGCAGAACTTCGTCGCCGAGGATAGCGATTACGGCGAAGTGCCAGTCAAGACCGAAGGCGACGTTATCGCGCTTGCTGCCGTTGCTTCGAACGAAACGACTTGCGTTCTCCAACCGGCGGCAATCGGCAATAGCCTTATTCGGCAGGCCGACGAACAATTCGGCGACGGCCTTACGCTTGTCGGTGTCAACGACCGTGATTTCGATAACGCGACCGATCCGCAGGGCAAGCCGCTTTACACCTACGCGAAAATCCCAAGCGGCACCTATCCGAAGAGCCTGCAAGGCTGGTTTTCCGGCAAGTCAACGCTGACTTGGTTCGCGAAAGTCTACGTCAATAGCGACCGCTTCACCGACAAGAAGAGCCTGTCGGCATTTATCACCGCCGTATCGCGCGCCAAGCCCGCAATTCAAGCGCAGTACGGAAAGTAG
- a CDS encoding PD-(D/E)XK nuclease-like domain-containing protein — MIYEHADGLYFGLEDAIYHADPALGSTNHKMLAVSPEGYWHGSNYNPARPSDKDTDARALGRGVHKAALEGLSEFRKNFVRRPENFERLTEKSRALLAPRGETILSGANYDRALLASAMIRAHPDLVNSLDGGAPEVSIFWTIEVDGKPVRCKGRFDFLKPRAIVDLKSISITQPHPFQVLCIRAIRRFRYLVQTGLYLEGRKLVRQFIREGRVYGDAPPELVERLGEEKEFAFVFIFWASDGPPLVWSTQISPGNPILADSYSIIEQARINFVNYRERFGTEALWLDYQPLAELTASDFEGAYGGNW, encoded by the coding sequence ATGATCTACGAACACGCGGACGGACTATATTTCGGCCTTGAGGACGCGATCTATCACGCCGATCCGGCGTTAGGATCGACCAACCACAAGATGCTTGCCGTTTCACCGGAAGGCTATTGGCACGGCTCGAATTACAATCCGGCGCGTCCGTCCGATAAGGACACCGACGCCCGCGCTCTTGGGCGCGGCGTCCATAAGGCGGCGCTAGAAGGTCTTTCCGAGTTTCGAAAGAACTTCGTCCGTAGGCCGGAGAACTTCGAACGCCTGACGGAAAAGTCGAGGGCGCTCCTTGCGCCGCGCGGCGAAACAATTCTTTCCGGCGCGAATTACGACCGCGCGCTTTTGGCATCAGCAATGATCCGGGCGCATCCCGATCTTGTAAATTCGCTGGACGGCGGTGCGCCGGAAGTTTCGATCTTCTGGACTATTGAAGTCGATGGAAAACCTGTTCGATGCAAAGGTCGCTTCGACTTCCTCAAGCCGCGAGCAATCGTTGACCTCAAGTCGATTTCGATAACGCAACCGCATCCTTTTCAGGTGCTTTGCATCCGGGCAATTCGCCGTTTCCGGTATCTGGTTCAAACCGGGCTTTATCTTGAGGGGCGAAAGCTGGTCCGCCAATTCATTCGCGAAGGCCGAGTTTACGGCGACGCGCCGCCTGAATTGGTCGAGCGGCTTGGCGAGGAAAAGGAATTCGCCTTCGTCTTTATCTTTTGGGCTTCGGACGGCCCGCCTCTGGTTTGGTCTACTCAAATCTCACCGGGCAATCCGATCCTTGCCGATAGCTACAGCATCATCGAGCAAGCCCGCATCAACTTCGTCAACTATCGCGAACGTTTCGGCACCGAAGCCCTTTGGCTGGATTACCAGCCGCTTGCGGAGCTTACCGCAAGCGACT